Proteins co-encoded in one Girardinichthys multiradiatus isolate DD_20200921_A chromosome 11, DD_fGirMul_XY1, whole genome shotgun sequence genomic window:
- the atp1b2b gene encoding sodium/potassium-transporting ATPase subunit beta-2b isoform X1: protein MAKDGEKSEWKDFVWNPRTREFLGRTASSWGLIILFYIVFYLFLGGLFALTMYIMLQTLDDHKPTWQDRLSTPGLVIRPHADEAFEIVYNIQNTESWDLYAQALDKFLSPYNNTLQAQKNHECTPDQYFLQEDSGDVKNNPKRSCQFNRTILDACSGLDDRYYGYQMGQPCIIIKLNRVIGLLPGKDGQAPSVTCGAKKYKVGKDEWRDDSDKIGDMAYFPSNATFDLMYYPYYGKKAQVNYSQPLVAVKFLNITVNQDINIECKINANNIPTGSERDKFAGRVSFKLRINSDN from the exons ATGGCAAAGGATGGGGAAAAAAGCGAGTGGAAGGACTTTGTGTGGAACCCGAGGACCAGGGAGTTTCTGGGCAGAACGGCGAGCAGCTGGG gtctCATTATTCTCTTCTATATAGTTTTCTACCTCTTCCTGGGGGGCCTGTTTGCTCTCACCATGTACATCATGCTGCAGACCCTGGATGACCACAAACCCACCTGGCAGGACCGCCTTTCCACACCAG GTTTGGTGATTAGACCCCATGCGGATGAAGCATTTGAGATTGTTTACAACATCCAGAACACTGAGAGCTGGGACCTGTACGCCCAGGCTCTGGACAAGTTCCTGTCAC CTTACAACAACACCCTCCAGGCCCAGAAAAACCACGAGTGCACCCCGGACCAGTATTTTCTGCAGGAGGACAGTGGTGATGTGAAGAACAACCCGAAGCGCTCCTGCCAGTTCAACCGCACCATTCTGGACGCATGCTCCGGACTCGATGACCGTTACTATGGATACCAGATGGGCCAGCCGTGCATCATCATCAAGCTGAATCGG GTAATTGGATTGCTGCCAGGAAAGGATGGGCAGGCACCGTCTGTCACCTGTGGTGCAAAG AAATACAAAGTTGGCAAAGATGAATGG AGAGACGACTCTGACAAAATTGGAGATATGGCTTACTTCCCTTCAAATGCCACTTTCGATCTAATGTACTACCCTTACTATGGCAAGAAAGCTCAG GTGAACTACTCTCAGCCTTTGGTCGCTGTCAAGTTCCTTAACATCACTGTCAATCAAGACATCAACATTGAGTGCAAGATCAACGCAAACAACATCCCCACTGGAAGTGAAAGAGACAAGTTTGCCGGTAGAGTGTCTTTCAAGCTGAGGATCAACTCTGACAACTAG
- the atp1b2b gene encoding sodium/potassium-transporting ATPase subunit beta-2b isoform X2, whose amino-acid sequence MAKDGEKSEWKDFVWNPRTREFLGRTASSWGLIILFYIVFYLFLGGLFALTMYIMLQTLDDHKPTWQDRLSTPGLVIRPHADEAFEIVYNIQNTESWDLYAQALDKFLSPYNNTLQAQKNHECTPDQYFLQEDSGDVKNNPKRSCQFNRTILDACSGLDDRYYGYQMGQPCIIIKLNRVIGLLPGKDGQAPSVTCGAKRDDSDKIGDMAYFPSNATFDLMYYPYYGKKAQVNYSQPLVAVKFLNITVNQDINIECKINANNIPTGSERDKFAGRVSFKLRINSDN is encoded by the exons ATGGCAAAGGATGGGGAAAAAAGCGAGTGGAAGGACTTTGTGTGGAACCCGAGGACCAGGGAGTTTCTGGGCAGAACGGCGAGCAGCTGGG gtctCATTATTCTCTTCTATATAGTTTTCTACCTCTTCCTGGGGGGCCTGTTTGCTCTCACCATGTACATCATGCTGCAGACCCTGGATGACCACAAACCCACCTGGCAGGACCGCCTTTCCACACCAG GTTTGGTGATTAGACCCCATGCGGATGAAGCATTTGAGATTGTTTACAACATCCAGAACACTGAGAGCTGGGACCTGTACGCCCAGGCTCTGGACAAGTTCCTGTCAC CTTACAACAACACCCTCCAGGCCCAGAAAAACCACGAGTGCACCCCGGACCAGTATTTTCTGCAGGAGGACAGTGGTGATGTGAAGAACAACCCGAAGCGCTCCTGCCAGTTCAACCGCACCATTCTGGACGCATGCTCCGGACTCGATGACCGTTACTATGGATACCAGATGGGCCAGCCGTGCATCATCATCAAGCTGAATCGG GTAATTGGATTGCTGCCAGGAAAGGATGGGCAGGCACCGTCTGTCACCTGTGGTGCAAAG AGAGACGACTCTGACAAAATTGGAGATATGGCTTACTTCCCTTCAAATGCCACTTTCGATCTAATGTACTACCCTTACTATGGCAAGAAAGCTCAG GTGAACTACTCTCAGCCTTTGGTCGCTGTCAAGTTCCTTAACATCACTGTCAATCAAGACATCAACATTGAGTGCAAGATCAACGCAAACAACATCCCCACTGGAAGTGAAAGAGACAAGTTTGCCGGTAGAGTGTCTTTCAAGCTGAGGATCAACTCTGACAACTAG
- the gltpd2b gene encoding glycolipid transfer protein domain-containing protein 2: MGVKRKAAAAILLLLLCLGSLWLHGGLDYQWDSCLKGYNQINKDQLHQLSNSSEADGTKGPPVLSLCPGQTFQVSVLVSHLLAARAYTSDVLLQPYLSSWDELVKFMESLGPMVSLISNEIETKTTIIRQLALLSERSPEAEVGPDMHLRNSENSQTEEKNFVRVSQGRGAYNSVRSMIWMELKQGIVDFNQQTDSGCRTLLRLHRALLWLKLFLQKLAETPTSGRLRSPSDLCREAYQSTLSHHHTWFVRRAAELAFIALPERGFFFRLVCVHNQEELSEVLTRVVVAIGEIYDRTQKALEENKMLDLP, from the exons ATGGGTGTGAAGCGTAAGGCAGCTGCTGCTATCTTGCTCCTGCTGCTGTGCCTTGGTTCACTGTGGTTAC ATGGAGGTTTGGATTACCAATGGGATTCATGTTTAAAAGGTTACAATCAGATTAACAAG GATCAGCTTCACCAGCTGTCCAACAGCAGCGAGGCAGACGGGACTAAGGGCCCGCCTGTCCTCTCTCTGTGCCCCGGCCAGACTTTCCAGGTGTCGGTGTTGGTCTCCCACCTGCTGGCTGCCCGGGCTTACACCTCTGATGTGCTGCTGCAGCCATATCTGTCCAGCTGGGATGAGCTTGTAAA GTTCATGGAGTCTCTGGGCCCTATGGTTAGTCTGATATCAAACGAGATAGAGACTAAAACCACTATAATACGCCAACTGGCCCTGCTATCTGAGAGGAGCCCCGAAGCAGAGGTTGGCCCAGACATGCACTTACGAAACTCTGAAAACTCACAAACTGAGGAAAAAAATTTTGTTAGGGTTTCACAGGGTAGAGGGGCCTACAACTCCGTGCGCTCAATGATTTGGATGGAACTGAAGCAAGGCATAGTTGATTTCAACCAACAGACGGACTCTGGGTGCAGAACTCTTCTGCGACTGCACCGGGCTCTGCTCTGGTTGAAGCTCTTCCTGCAGAAGCTGGCTGAGACACCAACTTCCGGACGGCTCAGGAGCCCCTCTGATCTGTGTCGAGAAGCCTACCAGAGCACCCTCTCTCACCACCACACTTGGTTTGTCCGCAGGGCTGCTGAGTTGGCCTTCATTGCCCTTCCGGAGAGGGGATTTTTCTTCAGGCTGGTGTGTGTGCACAACCAGGAGGAGCTGAGTGAGGTGTTGACCAGAGTAGTTGTTGCCATTGGGGAAATCTATGACAGGACTCAGAAAGCActagaggaaaataaaatgctggACCTACCCTAA